In Flammeovirgaceae bacterium 311, one DNA window encodes the following:
- a CDS encoding N-acylglucosamine 2-epimerase (COG2942 N-acyl-D-glucosamine 2-epimerase) yields MNLAAAQLTPTLQRYSDETEAELERILQFWQQESPDEKWGGFVGQMDYKGSVNQDAPKGGILNARILWSFSAAYRHTGNKIYLQLAERSFEYLLNHFVDREWGGIYWAVDAQGNPLHTRKQIYALAFAIYGLSEFYRATKNEKALQQSRELYHWIEKHSYDAESGGYLEAFSREGALLEDLRLSPKDRNDPKTMNTHLHILEAYANLYRIWPDQQLAYQLESLILLFLERIVDSRTGHMNLFFTTDWKVTADLVSYGHDIEASWLLQEAAEVLGNDELLQRVKGVAVQMAHATAEGLQPDGSLYHELDRGEGHYDTHREWWVSAEAMVGFLNAYQLTGEQQFLEQSLNSWKFAQQYFLDKEGGEWFWGVYDDYSLMKGEDKVGFWKCPYHNSRACLEVVHRCRVLTGS; encoded by the coding sequence ATGAATTTAGCAGCAGCCCAACTTACCCCCACGCTACAGCGCTACAGCGATGAAACAGAAGCCGAGCTGGAGAGGATCCTGCAGTTCTGGCAGCAAGAGTCGCCCGATGAAAAGTGGGGTGGTTTTGTAGGGCAAATGGATTATAAGGGGTCTGTAAATCAGGATGCTCCCAAGGGGGGCATCCTGAACGCCCGCATCCTCTGGTCTTTTTCGGCAGCCTACAGGCATACCGGCAATAAAATCTATCTGCAGCTGGCAGAGCGCTCGTTTGAGTACCTGCTGAACCATTTTGTTGACCGTGAGTGGGGCGGTATATACTGGGCAGTGGATGCGCAGGGGAACCCTCTGCATACCCGCAAGCAGATCTATGCGCTTGCTTTTGCCATCTATGGCCTAAGTGAGTTCTACAGGGCAACCAAAAACGAAAAGGCGCTGCAGCAGAGCCGTGAGCTCTACCACTGGATTGAAAAGCACAGCTACGATGCAGAAAGTGGTGGGTACCTCGAAGCCTTTAGCCGTGAGGGAGCGTTGCTGGAAGACTTGCGCTTAAGCCCGAAAGACCGCAACGATCCCAAAACCATGAATACCCACCTGCACATCCTGGAAGCCTACGCCAACCTGTACCGCATCTGGCCCGATCAGCAGCTGGCGTATCAGCTGGAATCACTGATTCTGTTGTTTCTGGAGCGGATTGTAGACAGCCGCACCGGCCACATGAACCTGTTCTTTACAACAGACTGGAAAGTTACTGCCGATCTGGTTTCTTACGGACACGACATTGAAGCTTCCTGGCTCCTGCAGGAGGCTGCAGAAGTGCTGGGAAACGATGAATTACTGCAGCGTGTGAAAGGGGTAGCCGTGCAGATGGCCCACGCCACTGCAGAAGGCCTGCAGCCCGATGGCAGCCTGTACCACGAGTTGGACCGCGGGGAAGGCCACTACGATACGCACCGCGAGTGGTGGGTAAGTGCCGAGGCCATGGTGGGTTTCCTGAATGCCTACCAGCTAACAGGGGAACAGCAGTTTCTGGAGCAGTCGCTCAATTCCTGGAAGTTTGCACAGCAGTATTTTCTGGACAAAGAAGGGGGTGAGTGGTTCTGGGGTGTATACGATGATTACAGCCTGATGAAAGGAGAAGACAAAGTAGGCTTCTGGAAGTGCCCCTACCACAACTCCCGCGCCTGTCTGGAAGTGGTACATCGCTGCAGGGTTTTAACAGGGAGTTAA
- a CDS encoding glycosidase-like protein (COG2152 Predicted glycosylase) translates to MNNTTFNERLKQLESAHQALVNRKNRKEALGNGVYDRYEYPILTAQHTPIFWRYDLNPETNPYLMERFGINAAFNSGAIKLNGRYLLVVRVEGADRKSFFAVAESPNGIDEFRFWDKPVTMPETSVPDVNIYDMRLTQHEDGWIYGLFCTERKDPAAKRGDESSAIAQCGIARTRDLVSWERLPDLKTPSPQQRNVVLHPEFVNGKYAFYTRPQDGFIEAGSGGGIGYGFSDSIENAVIDQELIVDYKQYHTINEVKNGQGPAPIKTEKGWLHMAHGVRNTAAGLRYVLYVFLTSLEDPFKVIHKPAGYFIAPEGEERIGDVSNVVFSNGWILDEDGTVFIYYGSSDTRMHVATSTVDRLLDYTLNTPQDGLRSGATVERLNQLIDKNLAYRNNNKELISGNGAA, encoded by the coding sequence ATGAACAATACAACCTTTAACGAAAGACTAAAGCAGTTAGAAAGTGCGCACCAGGCGCTGGTAAACCGTAAAAACAGGAAAGAAGCATTGGGTAATGGTGTTTACGACCGTTACGAATATCCAATCCTTACGGCACAGCATACCCCCATCTTCTGGCGCTACGATCTTAATCCTGAAACAAACCCTTACCTAATGGAGCGTTTCGGAATCAATGCTGCTTTTAACTCCGGCGCCATCAAACTAAATGGCAGGTACCTGCTGGTTGTAAGGGTAGAGGGTGCCGACCGCAAATCCTTCTTTGCCGTGGCCGAAAGCCCCAATGGGATAGATGAGTTCAGGTTCTGGGACAAGCCTGTAACCATGCCGGAAACTTCCGTTCCGGATGTTAACATATATGACATGCGCCTCACCCAGCACGAAGATGGCTGGATCTATGGTCTTTTCTGCACCGAGCGTAAAGACCCGGCCGCTAAAAGAGGCGATGAATCATCGGCCATTGCCCAGTGTGGTATTGCCCGCACCCGCGATTTAGTAAGCTGGGAGCGCCTGCCCGATCTGAAAACGCCTTCTCCGCAGCAGCGCAATGTAGTATTGCACCCGGAGTTTGTAAACGGCAAATACGCTTTCTATACCCGCCCACAGGATGGCTTTATCGAAGCTGGTTCCGGTGGCGGCATTGGCTACGGTTTTTCCGATTCCATCGAAAATGCGGTAATTGACCAGGAGCTGATTGTAGATTACAAGCAGTACCACACCATCAACGAAGTAAAGAACGGACAGGGGCCTGCGCCGATTAAAACTGAAAAAGGCTGGCTGCACATGGCGCACGGCGTGCGTAATACAGCGGCCGGGCTGCGCTACGTGCTCTATGTATTCCTCACCAGCCTGGAAGATCCCTTCAAAGTGATTCATAAACCTGCCGGTTATTTCATAGCACCCGAGGGCGAAGAAAGAATAGGCGATGTATCAAATGTGGTATTCTCCAATGGCTGGATTCTGGATGAGGATGGCACCGTATTCATCTACTACGGCTCTTCCGATACGCGAATGCATGTGGCTACCTCTACAGTAGATCGTCTACTGGATTATACCCTGAATACCCCGCAGGACGGACTGCGTTCCGGTGCCACGGTAGAAAGGCTTAACCAGCTGATCGATAAAAACCTGGCATACCGCAATAACAACAAAGAACTGATATCTGGTAACGGAGCAGCTTAA